The DNA window AATTTCTCGTGGGGTTATAATAATTCTGATATCCTCTGATATCGTCGCAGTGACTCGCTGAAAGCATTCATGCAGCACACCTGTCAGCGAGCGGCAGTCACAGGCTGTTAACCTCAAGATCTGGAAGTGTTTGCGAGTCAACGAAGCTTCACAAAGTCAACCACGTTCTGCCTTTGTCAGAGTTCACTTACATAAAGAGCCCTTTAGCGTCGTCTTAAGCTAAAGTGAGCTCAAGCACTTCACCCTGCCACTGGTTGTAAGGTAAGGAAACTaataattatgattattaatcatttattagAGGGCGACTTAGCCGCTCTCAAGGTCTTGTAATTGTCTGCTCTCATTACTCCAAGTTTGTGTGGTTGCAAAGTCTATATATAGGGAGTCCTCTCCTGAAAGCCTTTCCTCGTTCCTCTCTTGTGCTTTGGTTTATAGTTGTGAAGGTTGTTTAAGGTTCAAagataaaaagtttaaatatgagGATGAAATGAATATGCTGATTTTGATTCTGACTGATTTAGGAGtcagaaaatacatttctacTTTGTTTTGAGCATCAAAATTAACCACAGAAGCAGCAAATAATATTAGTAACAGTAATAATACTGTAAATTAACCTATTGTGGCTTGACCGCTTGTTACTTGTGTTAGTGTTAGCATTCTTGTATTATGTCATGCAGTATTTAAGtgttaaaagaaataatgatttGTCGAGTGGATGGATAACTGTATGCTTCAGTTTGGGGTCTGTAGTGCATATCATGGTCACGTGCAATGCGACCTTCCACGAGGCACTGtcataaacaggaagtaaaaatttaaaacccctgaatgaaaacaaacaacagctgactgatgtggtgtgtttgtgtgtttcattattgTTTTGATCCAGGCACCTGCTGTAAAATGACCCTGAAACCATTAACTCCAGTGAACTGTGCGAGCCTTCTACAGCCCGGCTGCTCCCTGCTGCAGCTGGACGGTGAAGTTCTCCTGTTTGGCCAGAAAGGCTGGCCGAAGCGCTCGTGTCCGACTGGAGTGTTTGTGGTGCGGCTTAAACGTGACGAGTTGAAACTGAGGCCCATCTCCTTCTCCAATGAGTCGTGCTACCTCCCCCCGCTACGTTGCCCAGCTGTTTGCCGTCTCGACCCCTACGACGGGCTTCCAGAGAGTTACCTCATCCACGGTGGCCGCACGCCAAATAATGAGATCTCATCAAGCTTGTACCTGCTGACTGTGGACAGTCGTGGCTGCAATCGCAAATTGACTTTGCGctgcaaagagaaagagctggtGGCAGAGGTGCCAGGGGCCCGATACGGCCACACCATGAGCATGGTTCAAAGTCGTGGGAAGACagcttgtgtgttgtttggGGGTAGGTCCTACATGCCTGCGGGGGAGCGCACCACAGAGAGCTGGAACAGCGTGGTTGACTGTCCTCCTCAGGTGTTCTTGTTTGACCTGGAGTTTGGGTGCTCGTCTGCTCACACTTTACCCGAGCTCAGCGATGGCCAGTCCTTCCATGTCGCCATTGCCAGAGAAGACTCCGTCTACTTCATTGGAGGTCACTCACTGGCCTCCGACTCACGTCCACCTCGTCTGTTTCGCCTGCGCGTCGAGCTATTGCAGGGCAGCCCCTTGCTTTCCTGTGAGATCCTGGACACTGGCTTGTCCATCTCTAGCGCCATTGTCACCCGTACGGGACCCGCTCACAGATACATCATCTTAGGGGGGTATCAGTCAGACTCGCAGAAGAGGATGCAGTGCAACACGGTCATTCTGGATGAGAAAGGGATCCACTTTGAGCCCCTAGAACCACCCAATTGGACCCAAGACGTCATCCACAGTCGCACTTGGTTTGGTGGCAGTGCTGGGGAGGGAAGCGTCCTACTAGGTGTGCCGACCGAAGGAAGGCCTTCCCAACCGGAATTGCATTACTTCTATTATTTGAGCTTCCAGTCGGATGAAAAATgcacagaggaagaaggaacCCAGACCTGCAGCCAGGAGTCAACAGACTTCGATGACTCCACTCCTCTTGAAGACTCAGAGGAGCTCTACTTTGGTCGTGAGCCACACGAGCTGGACAGCAGTGACGGAGAAGAGGGCACCTACAAtgaagaggacgaggaagacGAATCGCAAACAGGTTACTGGATCAAATGCTGTCTATCCTGTCAGGTCGATCCCAACACATGGGAGCCGTACTACTCCACTGAGCTCCACCGGCCTGCTATGATTTTCTGCTCCAGAGGAGAAGGTGGGCACTGGGTGCATGCGCAGTGCATGGAGCTGTCTGAGACCCTGCTGGTCAGACTCTCTCAGGGCAACAAAAGATACTTCTGCTTGGAACACGGTGGCCTGCCCTACCAGGAGATGACCCCACCTCGAGAGACCCTGCCCCTGAAGCGCACCCCATTGAAAGTAAAGGACAGAAAGACACCTCTGGTCATCAAGATGTCTCCTGCCAAGAAAAGCTTTTTCAGAAGGCTTTTTGATTGACTCTAGTTGTCACTATCTTGTGTACACGATCACTGATATGCATGATTTGTATCTTTTGGTTTATATTCACTGggtaaaaaacacaatatgcgAAAGTGAAGAATTTCATCTGTTATTGTCTATAGACTGTGTTCACTGATGTTTTACACTctaggacaaaaaaatatacttttttttatcattgtttaCAGTTTAAGTTTTTATTCACTGTAAAAATTGTTAAGTGCTGCAGACTGTGCACAAAGTGGAGCTGAATGTGATTATTAAACTGACAATTTCTTAATAAAACTCCGTTTCTGAATCAAattctgtctctcttttgtcccttaatggtaacaacgtaacaatttGTAAAGCAGACactacaaaaaataataataaaaatctgtcaaaatCAGTGTTGCTTCTAATCATTGACTTGTCCAAGGCTCCTATAACCTCCCCAAGAAAAtaccactttgcatttagattttttcaagttttatttggaaaatatttgatgccgtcacaaacactggaatataaagggttaaaagtcagaaatcaatcaaacttttggtatttataattagtactgaagtggattaaacgattcatgtaaaaaaaaaaaaaagtagaaagaaagaaataataacatatgctatttttagtgtgtttttgGAGATACTCTTGAAGATACTTTTGTCCTTTAATGGTATCAATTTATATTAACATTATGGGAtatgagtttgaaatatcaaaatttgataaagtaaaaaaaatatatatatacaaaccTCTGCcaaatatgataataaaaatcATAACTACCACTAAGTTGAAaaggacatttttgtccttatCAGGGCATGAgggttgaaaaaaaattatacggAACTCTAAACaacattttatgtcattttacgGTGTGTCTATtcaaaaactttgtttttattctgtattcCACATctacagtaaagaaaaaataggaaaacaaaaagcagagtAGAAGATCAAGtcacattttgtctttattattttttcttttgtggacacagagacaaaaagtaCAAACTTCTCCATTAAAAGGACATCTGGCACGGTTAAAATACAGCAGATATGtctacataaaacaaacaaactgtggaAAAAGGAACTTTAGTGTAATATTGTACTTGTATGTGAAATGAAAGCCTTCCGCAACTCCTCTAAACTGTTCACCCTGATACTTAGTGTAAATATGGAACCacaaaatgaggaaaaacactgtgaaatgtGAACAAGTGGCACTTTAGgaatcatccatcatccattacTTTGGAAATGCAATTcattatggcaaaaaaaaaaaaaattgacacagGTTGCAATATGATGCACTCTAAAACATGGTGTTATTGTGGGACTGTCACAACTATCCGGCgaaatgtgaatatttcatAGCTGCCACGTGCTTAAACTTAGGACAGTGGAATAAAATCAAGCATTCAATCAAATAGGAAAACAAAATTGCCTGTCACAATTCAAAACAGCGAGGGCAGAAAAGGACAatataatcaatcaatcaaacaaataaacttGCCAACAAATCAGTTTACATCAGGTCTTTCTGGCCACCGCTCATCCCTCTCCTCTGTCAACAGTGGCAGTAAAGAAATATCAGCTGAGAGAAAGAGCCAGGTTATATGCCGAACTTAAGAAAAATCCCCACCTTCTAGAGAGTCCACGGGGTATTAGGCTCTGTAATGGAccatactgtatttttatgataTCAACAAAAAGGTCAGTATATGCTTTATTTTATGAGCAGAATTCAAATAAGTATCATCTATCCTCCACTGTGCAAAAACTAAAAGAGATAAAAATTGGTTCAAAGTGACCTGGCATCTATTCTGCCCCTCGGGGATCCAGATAAAGCACTAAAGTAATCTTTTTCAGAGGGCACTTATGAAACAAAGAACATTTGGGTCTCTGTGATTGCATTTGGCTCCAGCTAAAATGATATATTAATACAGTGGCCACAAATGTGGTCTTTTTAACACAATTTTGCTCCATGACTTACAGTGCTTTCATCTGTTTCCATAAATATCTGCGCTATATAAATTCATAAATGTGACACATCCTTgcaatacaataaaatgcacCATATTTCACAGAGGGCgaggattaaaaagaaaaaagggaacaaGGAAAACGAGTGAGGAAAAGGGAACCTGTGCGTTACATGACTTGTGTGTTCCTCCGCTGTGCCATATTGACAGCATGTAAATGATCAAAACAAgtaaaacacaatcaaaataacaaattattttGATTGGGAAAATAGTGGTCATTCACAGAAATttccaacaataaatgaaaTTCACAAACATACATCaatcataacaataataacaaaaagaggCTGTCTATCTGGCCATTTCCCTATTATTCTTATCAATATGCAGAGAGTACGAATATACTGCATAAACATAGAGGCAGATTATACAACTCCAATAAATCAAATGTTATTGAGGAAAAATCAAAACTCTGCTATGTCCAGAGATATATCCTCATCATCATGGATCTCTACGGGATCAATGGTAGCCTGAAGAGCTTTGACCGAGTCTTTGTGGGCTTCCATAAACTTCTGTAAGTACTTGGAGGTGTAGAGCCAGTGGTGCTTCAACACGTCCTCCAGCTCAAAGGCCTTTGACTGACGTGCATTCATCTTCCGGAAACGCCTGAACAGTTTGTTTGCCGACTCGTTCCCTTCACTGGCCCAGGCTCCAATGGATCCATCTCTCTCTATGATCTCAGGTACATGGGCCAGGGTCTTGTGCAGGTAATTGGTTATCTTTCCATTGTACCTATATTTAAAGGCGGAGGAGAGAAGGTCAGCAAACCGCTGGGAGTTAAAACTGTAGCGGCACAGCTGGTCAGGGCACTCCTTGGCTGGATAAGTGGCGCGCCACACAGGTTTCATTTGGAGATAGAGCCTTATAAGCTCCCTCAGGgcttcccttctctcctctgagGGCACAAGCTCACACACTACCTCCACAGCCTCCAGGGTCATTAGCTTGCGGGCATAGTTTCCATTCATCCTCATT is part of the Mugil cephalus isolate CIBA_MC_2020 chromosome 10, CIBA_Mcephalus_1.1, whole genome shotgun sequence genome and encodes:
- the rag2 gene encoding V(D)J recombination-activating protein 2 yields the protein MTLKPLTPVNCASLLQPGCSLLQLDGEVLLFGQKGWPKRSCPTGVFVVRLKRDELKLRPISFSNESCYLPPLRCPAVCRLDPYDGLPESYLIHGGRTPNNEISSSLYLLTVDSRGCNRKLTLRCKEKELVAEVPGARYGHTMSMVQSRGKTACVLFGGRSYMPAGERTTESWNSVVDCPPQVFLFDLEFGCSSAHTLPELSDGQSFHVAIAREDSVYFIGGHSLASDSRPPRLFRLRVELLQGSPLLSCEILDTGLSISSAIVTRTGPAHRYIILGGYQSDSQKRMQCNTVILDEKGIHFEPLEPPNWTQDVIHSRTWFGGSAGEGSVLLGVPTEGRPSQPELHYFYYLSFQSDEKCTEEEGTQTCSQESTDFDDSTPLEDSEELYFGREPHELDSSDGEEGTYNEEDEEDESQTGYWIKCCLSCQVDPNTWEPYYSTELHRPAMIFCSRGEGGHWVHAQCMELSETLLVRLSQGNKRYFCLEHGGLPYQEMTPPRETLPLKRTPLKVKDRKTPLVIKMSPAKKSFFRRLFD